CCAGACCAGTCCTCGTGCGCCTCGTAGAACCCGTGCGACACCGTCTTCGACAACATGCCCAGCAGCGAGACCAGCCGCCGGGAGTCGGCGGCGTAGTTGATCCTGCGGTGGAACTCGAAGTTGAGCCGCTCTTTCGCCGCCGGGTCGGGTTCGGCTTCCATCCGCTCGGCGTGATCGGCCAGCGCCTGTAGGCTCGCCGGCGAGAGATTCTTCGCCGCGCGCTCGGCGGCCAGGCCGGAGACCAGGCCGAAGACCCGGAAGTGGTCGCGGATGTCGTCGCGGGTCATCCGGGCGACGAACGCGCCGCGGCGGGCGATGTGCTCGACCACACCCTCGTGGTCGAGCGTGATCAGGGCTTCGCGGATCGGCAGCTTGCTGATTCCCAGTTCGTCGGCCAGCGCGTCCTGGTCGATCTTCGCGCCCGGGCGCAGCCGGCCGGAGAACACCCGCCGCCGGATCTCCTGGGCGGCCATCGCTTTGAGGTTCGCCGGGCCGGTGCGGCGCGGTCCGGCGCCGGCGGTCTCGGGCATCGCCACGACCATCTCCCATCGCTGCGCGGACGACTCCATCCGATGAAGTATTACACAGCTGCGGCAACCGTTCGCCGCCCCGGAACCTCGTCGGCCGCCCGCTCGGTCGCGCGTAGTCATTCGCGTTGAACTGCGGATTTGTCATCCAAGGAGATCATCTTCGAACCAGTCGGCGGGTGAGCTAGCCGATGATTTCTGATAAAGTATTTTCTCAGCGGGTCGGCTGGGTCATAGTGGGGGCATGGCAGCTGCGGTGACTCCCGAGGACTTCCGGCCGATTCTGGAACTGGTGCGCGACTTCGTTCGCGCGAAGGTGCTCCCCCGCGAGCAGGAGATCATGGACGCCGACGCGATTCCGGACGATCTGCGGGCGCAGGCGGCGGAGATGGGCCTGTTCGGCTACGCGATCCCGCAGGAGTGGGGCGGGCTCGGGCTGGACCTGACCCACGACGTCGAGCTGGCGATGGAGTTCGGCTACACGTCGCTGGCGCTGCGGTCGATGTTCGGCACGAACAACGGCATCGCCGGGCAGGTGCTGGTCGGCTTCGGCACCGACGAGCAGAAGGCGCAGTGGCTGGAGCGCATCGCCTCGGGCGAGGTCGTCGCGTCGTTCGCGCTGACCGAGCCCGGCACCGGATCGAACCCCGCCGGGCTGCGCACCAAGGCGGTGCGCCACGGGGACGACTGGGTGATCGACGGCCAGAAACGGTTCATCACCAACGCCCCGCTGGCGGACCTGTTCGTCGTGTTCGCCCGCACCCGTCCGGCCGACGATTCCGGTCCTGGCATCGCGGTGTTCCTCGTGCCCGCGGACACCCCGGGGCTGGAGGTCGGACCCAAGGACAAGAAGATGGGCCAGGAAGGCGCCTGGACCGCCGACGTCACCTTCAGCAATGTCCGAGTGCCTGCCTCCGCGCTCGTCGGCGGGGACGAGGACTCCGGGTACCGCGCCGCGATGACCTCGCTGGCGCGCGGCCGGGTGCACATCGCCGCGCTCGCGGTCGGGACCGCCCAGCGGGCGCTGGACGAATCCGTCGCCTACGCCGCTTCGGCGACGCAGGGCGGTCAGCCGATCGGCGAATTCCAGCTGGTGCAGGCGATGCTGGCCGATCAGCAGACCGGGGTGATGGCCGGGCGGGCGCTGGTGCGCGAGACCGCCGCGCGCTACGTCTCCGGCGAGGACCGGCGGATCGGTCCGTCGGCGGCCAAGCTGTACTGCACGGAGATGGCGGGCAAGGTCGCCGACCTGGCGGTGCAGATCCACGGCGGCACCGGCTACATGCGCGACGTGCCGGTCGAGCGGATTTACCGCGACGTGCGGCTGCTGCGGCTTTACGAAGGCACCAGCGAGATCCAGCGTCTCATCATCGGCGGCGGGCTGGTCCGGCAGGCGAAGAAGGCGCAGAAATGACCAGCCGCGCGGTTGCGCGCGCACGGGAAGCGACCACCCTCCTGTTCGTCCCGGGCGACCGCCCCGAGCGCTTCGGCAAGGCTGTGGCCTCGGGGGCGAGCCTGGTCGTGCTCGATCTGGAGGACGCTGTCGCGCCGGAGCGCAAGGTGTACGCGCGGGAACAAGTGGTCGCGTGGCTTGAGGAGAACCCCGAGTGCGCGGTGCGCGTCAACGCCGCCGGCACCGCTTGGCACGACGAAGACCTCGCCGTGCTCAGGCGGCGCCGGTGCACCGTGATGCTGCCCAAAGCCGAGCCGGCGACGACACGCGCCGCGGCCGAGCAGCTCGGCGTCCTGCCCGCGGTGATCGCGCTGGTCGAAACCGCGCGCGGGATTCTGGACGCGCGGGAGACCGCGACCGTGCCGAACGTGCAGCGCCTCGCGTTCGGCAGCTTCGACCTGGCCGCGGAACTGGGCGCCGATCCGGCGGACCGGGACGCGTTCGTCGCCGCCCGGGGCGCGCTCGTGCTCGCCTCCGCCGCAGCAGGACTGCCCGGGCCGATCGACGGCGTCACCGCGGACCTGGACAACGAAGCACACCTCACCGACGAAGTCCGCTACGCGCGGCGGCTCGGGTTCGCCGGAAAGCTGTGCGTGCACCCGAAACAGGTCCCCGTCGCCGCCGCGGCGCTGCGTCCGACGCGCGAGGAAATCCGCTGGGCGCACTCGATCCTCGACGCCGGTGCGGGCGGGGCGGTCGCGGTGAACGGGCAGATGGTCGACAAGCCGGTGCTGGAGCGCGCGCAGCGCGTTCTCCGGCAGGCACGAGAAGGGAACGGGCAGGTGTCAAATTCCTGATGACGCTCACCGACGACGAACAGCAGATGGTCGCCCTGGTCGCGGAGTTCGTGGACGAACGGGTCCGGCCCCGGGTCCGCGAGTTCGAAGCCGACGACGTCTACCCGGCCGAGTTCATCGACGAGATGAAGAAGCTCGGCTTCTTCGGCCTGCTCGCCCCGGCCGAGTACGGCGGGGTGGACGTCAGCACGGCGTGTTTCGCCCGGGTCACCGAGGAGCTGGCGCGCGGCTGGATGAGCCTCGCGGGCGCCATCGGCGGGCACTCCGTCATCACCTATCTCATCAAAACCTTCGGCACACCCGAACAGCGCGAGAAGTACCTGCCTGCCATGGCTGAAGGCCGAATCCGGGCGACGATGGCGCTGACCGAGCCCGGCGGCGGCAGCGACCTGCAAGCCATGCGCACCCACGCCGACCCCGACGGAGACGGCTACACGATCACCGGCTCGAAGACCTGGATCTCCAACGCCGCGCACTCCGGCCTGATCGGGCTGCTGTGCATCACCGACCGCGACGCGGAACCCGCCCACCGCGGCATGAGCGTCCTGCTGGTCGAACCCAGCGACGGACTCGCCATCTCCAAGAAGCTGCCGAAGCTCGGCTACCGCGGCGTCGAAGCCTGCGAACTCGTTTTCGACGGCCAGCAGGTGCCCGCGGACGCCGTGCTGGGCGGCACGCCGAACGAGGGCTGGTCGCACATGATGCGCGGGCTGGAAGTCGGCCGGATCCAGGTCGCCTCGCGCGCCCTGGGCGTCGGCCAGGCCGCTCTGAACGACGCCATCCGCTACGCCCAGGAACGCGAATCGTTCGGCAAGCCCATCTGGAAGCATCAGTCCGTCGGGAACCTGCTCGCCGACATGGCCACGAAGATGCGCGCTGCCCGGCTGCTCACTTTGGACGCGGCGGAGAAGCTCGACGCGGGCGAGCGCGCGGACATGGAAGCCGGGATGGCAAAACTGTTCGCCTCCGAGACCGCGATGCAAGTCGCGCTCGACGCGATCCGCGTCCACGGCGGCTACGGATACTCCAAGGAATACGACGTCGAACGCTACTTCCGCGACGCCCCGCTCATGATCGTGGGCGAGGGAACCAACGAAATCCAGCGCAACGTCATCGCCGCCCAGCTCATCGCCCGCAACAAGATCTGAGGAACCATGACTCTGCTCAACGGCCGGACCGCCGTCATCACCGGCGGCGCGCAAGGCATCGGACTCGCCATCGCCCAGCTGTTCGTCGCCCAGGGCGCCCGGGTCGTGCTCGGCGACATCGACGGCGAGGCAGCCGCGAAAGCCGCCGAGAGCCTGGACGGGGAAGCGGTCGGCGTCGCCTGCGACGTCACGAAGGGGTCCGATGTGGACAATCTGCTGGCCGCGGCTCCCTCCCCGGTCGACGTGTTCGTCAACAACGCGGGCATCACCCGCGACGCCACCATGCGCACCATGACCGAGGACGACTTCGACCAAGTCATCGACGTCCACCTCAAGGGCACCTGGAACGGCACCCGCAAAGCCGCCGCCATCATGCGCGAACGCAAGAGCGGCTCGATCGTCAACCTGTCCTCGCTCTCGGGCAAAGTCGGCATGGTCGGGCAGACCAACTACTCCGCCGCCAAGGCCGGCATCGTCGGGCTCACCAAAGCCGCCGCGAAAGAGATGGCGCATCACGGCGTGCGGGTCAACGCGATCCAGCCGGGCCTGATCCGGACCGCGATGACCGAGGCCATGCCGCAGAAAGCCTGGGACCAGAAAATGGCCGAAATCCCGATGCGCCGTGCGGGCGAAGTCGGCGAAATCGCCTCGGTCGCGCTGTTCCTCGCCTCCGACCTGTCGTCCTACATGACCGGCACCGTCCTCGAAGTCACCGGCGGACGGTTCATGTGACCGGCTGGGAACCGCGCGCCCTCACCACCGCGGAACTGGTCGACCCCGCCCCGGTCGCCGCGCTGGCCGCCCTGTTCGACAACGGCCTGCCCGCACCGCGCCCGGGCGACGACCTGCCGCCGCTGTGGCACTGGGTCGCCCTCCCCCGCTGGCCCGTCTCCTCCGAACTCGGCCCCGACGGGCACCCCGCCCGCGGCACGTTCCTCCCGCCGGTCGACCTGCCCCGGCGCATGTTCGCCGGCGGCGAGGTGACTGTGCACCGGCCGCCGAAGATCGGCGAACCCGTCAGTCGACGGTCCATTGTGGACTCCGTGACGGAGAAGACCGGGCGCTCGGGCCGGTTCGTGATCGTCGTCGTGCGGACTGTCCTGTCCGGAGCGGACGGCACGCTGCTCGTCGAGGAACGCCAGAACCTGATCTACCGCGGAGCAGGAGCGGTCGCCGAACCCGCACCGGCGGCACCCGCAGTCCTGGCTGGCACACCATTCCGCCGGGCCGACCCGGGCTGGGACTTCGCCACCGACCCCACCCTGCTCATGCGCTTCTCCGCCGCCACCGCGAACCCGCACCGCATCCACTACGACTGGCCGTATGCGACGCAGGTCGAGGGTTATCCCGGTCTCGTCGTGCACGGGCCGCTGATGTCGCTCGCCCTGGCCGAGGTGCTGCGCCTGGACCACCCCGCCGCACGGGTGACCCGGCTGGCGCACCGCAACCTCGCGCCGCTGTTCTGCGGCCAGCCCGCGCACTTGCACACCGAGCCGCGTCCCGGCGGCGCGACCCTGACCCTCGCCGGTCCCGCCGGACCATGCACCAGCCTCGAAGCCGAATTCTCTGAGGAAGGCACTCCCCATGCGTGACGCCGTCATCTGCGAACCCGTCCGTACCCCGATCGGCCGCTTCGGCGGCTCCCTCAAGACCGTCCCCGCCGCCGACCTCGCCACCATCGCGCTCAAAGGCCTGCTGGAGCGCACCGGCCTGCCCGCCGACGCGATCGACGACGTCATCCTCGGCCACTGCTACCCCACCGCCGAAGCACCCGCGATCGGCCGCGTCGTCGCACTTGATGCGGGGCTGCCGGTGACTGTGCCGGGCATGCAGGTCGACCGGCGTTGCGGCTCCGGCCTGCAATCAGTCCTCCTCGCCGCCCTACAGGTCCAAGCCGGAGCCAGCGACCTGATCGTCGCCGGCGGCGCGGAAAGCATGTCCAACACCGTCTTCTACGCCAACGACCTCCGCTGGGGCGCCAGCGGCGCAGGCGTGCACCTGCACGACTCGCTCACCCGCGGCCGCCAGACCGCCGGCGGCAAGCACTACCCGGTGCCCGGAGGCATGCTCGAAACCGCCGAAAACCTCCGCCGCCAATACGGCATCAGCCGCGAAGAACAGGACCGGCTCGCCGCCCGGTCCCACCAGCGGGCCGTCGCCGCACAGCAATCCGGAGTGTTCGCCGAGGAGATCATCCCGGTGCCGGTCGAGACGCGCAAGGGCACCGTCGTCGTGGACACCGACGAGCACCCGCGCCCGGACACGACCGTCGAGACCCTTGCCAAGCTGCGCCCCGTGCTGGGCAAGCAGGATCCGGAAGCCACCGTCACCGCGGGCAACGCCAGCGGCCAGAACGACGCCGCCGCCGTCTGCATCGTCACCACCCGAGAACGCGCCGACCAACTCGGCCTCCGCCCGCTCGTGCGGCTGGTCTCGCACGGCGTCGCCGGAGTCGAGCCCAAGATCATGGGCATCGGGCCGGTGCCCGCCTCCGCGCTCGCGCTCGAACGCGCCGGGCTCAAGATCTCCGACATCGACCTCATCGAACTCAACGAAGCCTTCGCCGCGCAGGCGCTGGCCTGCACCCGCGAATGGGGCTTCGGCGACACCGACTTCGACCGGCTCAACGTCCACGGCTCCGGGATCTCGCTCGGCCACCCCGTCGGCGCCACCGGCACCCGCATCCTCACCACCCTGGCCCGGGAAATGCAGCGCCGCGAAGCCCGGTACGGGCTGGAGACCATGTGCATCGGCGGCGGACAGGGCCTGGCCGCAGTGTTCGAGCGGGTGACGGCGTGACCCGCGTCTTCGGCTCGGCGGAGGAAGGCGGGCACGCGTTCGGGCAGGCGCGGATTGCGCGTTCGCCGAGCTGAAGCGGGCCGCTGCCGGGGTCACGATGACCACGCAGCAGGTGGTGGAACTCGAAGGCAGGAAGTACGACCGCGAGGGCTTGCCCTCGGCGACGGCAGGAAGGGAACGGCATGAGCCGCTACGCACGATTCGAGCACCTGCGCGTGGACGGACCCGACGAGGACGGGGTCCTCGAACTGGTTCTCGACGCCCCGAACCTCAACGCGGTCAGCGAACCCGCACACGCCGATCTCGCCGACATCTGGCGCGAATTCGACCGCGACCCGGCGGTCAAAGCTGTCCTGCTGCGCGGCGAAGGCAAAGGCTTCTCCGCCGGCGGATCGTTCGACCTGGTCGAAAAACTCGCCACCGACTACGAAGCCCGCTCCCGCACCATGCGCGAGGCCCGCGACCTGGTCTACAACGTGATCGACTGCTCCAAGCCGATCGTGTCCGCGATCCACGGCCCCGCCGTCGGCGCCGGACTCGTCGCCGGAGTACTCGCCGACGTCTCCGTCGTCACCGCCAACGCGAAAATCATCGACGGCCACACCCGCCTCGGCGTCGCGGCGGGCGACCACGCCGCCGTGTGCTGGCCGCTGCTGTGCGGGATGGCCAAAGCCAAGTACTACCTGATGACCTGCCGCCCGCTGACCGGCGCGGAGGCGGAGCGGATCGGGCTGGTGTCGATGTGCGTCGAGGACGAGGCAGACCTGCTGCCCACCGCCCGCGAAGTCGCCCACGAACTCGCGGGCGGCGCGCCCGACGCGATCCGCTGGACCAAGCAAAGCCTCAACCTCTGGTACCGCCAGCTCGCCGGCGCCATCTTCGACACCTCGCTGGCGCTGGAGTTCTACGGCTTCGCCGGCCCCGAGGTCCGGGAAGGGCTCGCCTCGCACCGCGAACGCCGCAAGCCCGACTTCACCCGGGTCCACGACGCATGAACCCCGCCCTGCTGGCCGGGCTGCGGGTCGTCGAGCTGTCCGGCTACGTCGCCACCCCGCTGTGCGGGCTCACCCTCGCCCAGCTCGGCGCGGACGTCGTACGGGTAGAACCGCTCGGCGGCGCCGCCGACCGCACCCGCTGGCCGCTGTCCGACACCGGGACCAGCCTCTACTGGTCCGGGCTGAACAAGGGAAAACGCGCGGTCGCCGTCGACCTGGAATCGGAAGAAGACCGTCGCCGGGTCGCGAACCTGATCGTCGACGGCGGCCCGTGCGCGGTCGTGACGAACACTTCGCGCCACGCCGATCTCGGATACGAAGCTCTGCGCGCACGACGTCCCGACCTGATCCACGTGCTGCTGGACGGCCGAGCGGACGGCGGTGCCGCGGTCGACTACACCGTGCAGGCCGCGACCGGGTTCCCGCTGCTCACCGGCACCGGCCCGGCACCGGTCAACCACGTGCTGCCCGCCTGGGACGTCTGCGCCGGGCTGTACCTGGCCGTCGGTCTGCTCGCCGCCGAACGGCACCGCCAGCAAACCGGGCAGGGCCGGTCGATCCGGGTCGCACTCGAAGACGTCGCACTCGCCACCGCCGGGAACCTCGGCTACCTCGCCGAAGCGCAGCTCACCGACCACGAACGCACCAAATCCGGCAACGACATCTACGGCACCTACGGCCACGACTTCGAAACCGCCGACGGCGCCCGGGTGATGATCGTGCTGCTCACCGAACGACACTGGGACAAGATGCTCGCCGCCACCGGGCTCGCGGACGCCTTCGCCGGACTGGGCAGGGCATTGGGAATCTCGTTCGCCAGCGAATCCGACCGCTACCGCCACCGCGACGTGATCACACCGCTGCTCGCGCGGTGGTTCGGCCGGACCCCATACGCCGAGGTGGCGGAAACGCTGACGCGGCACCGGATTCTGTGGGAGCGCTACCGCAGCTTCGCCGAACTCGGCCGGGACGGCGGGTCCGCTTTGCGCGACCTGGCCTTGTTCGGAGAGGTCGATCAGCCGGGGGCGGGGCGGCATTGGGCGCCGAAGTCGCCGATCCAGGCGGACGGGGAGCGGCTCGGCCCTCAGCGAGCCCCGGAAGTCGGCGAGCACAACGGCGAGGTGCTGGACGCGCCGGCCGACCGCTGACCGTCGAACGGGCGATCGGCATGTCGGCCGCGACGGCAGGAAAGACGGTCGGCTCGCCCGCTCAGCACGACCGCGGCGAAGCCTCGGGCCCGCCCGCCCGCACCAGCTGCCGGACGAGGTCGTCGACCGCGGCCACCACTTCGGCCGGATCGATCCCGTCCAGGCACGGGTGGCCGGGCACCGGACAGGTCCGGGCTCTCGAGCCTCGGCAGGGTGCGTGCTGGTCGCCGAGCAACGCGGCCGGGACGCCGAACGGAGCCCAGCGCGGGGCGGGCACCACCGGCGCGAACAGCGACACCACCGGGGTCCCGACCGCGGCCGCCAAGTGCGCCGGGCCGGTGTTCGGGGCCACGACCGTGCCGGCGCCGGCGAGCACCGCGGCCAGTTCGGGCAGCGTGGTGCGGCCGGTCAGGTCGACGTCCGCCGACGGGGCGGCGTCCCCGGTTTCCCCGGTGACCACGATCCGGTGCCCTGCTTCGGCGAGCGCGTGCGCTATCCGTGCGAGGTGCGCGGAGGACGGCTGGCGCGCCGGGGCCGAGGCGCTCGGGTGCACGACGATGTAGTCGCCCGGGCCGGTCAGCCGGGACACCTCCGGAAGCGGAGGGCGGATCGCGAGCCGGCCGTCGTCGTCCGCTGGCAGCGGGAATCCGGCGGCTTCGGTCAGCGACAGCATCCGCCGTGCCTCCGGCGGGTCGCCCGGCACACGGTGGCGCAGGTCGAGCAGGCTGCCCGGATAGTCCTCGCAGATCGCGCCGATCCACGGCACTCCGGCCAGCCGCAGCACGAACGCGAGCGGCAGCGGCGACTGGTGGAAAGACGTGAACACGAACGCCCGGTCGAATCCGGCCAGCCGCTCGGCCAGCGCGTCGACAGCCGCCCTGGTCACCGGCGGCGGGTCGAGGTCGATCCACGGCGCGCGGAACTCGATCACCTCGTCGACGCCGGGCAACAGCCTGGCGGCCGCCGCGCCATGCGGCCCGGCCAGCACTGTGAGGTGCTCGGCTTGCGCGGCGAGCGCGCGCACCGCCGGACCGGCCAGCAGGACGTCGCCGAGATTGTCCTGCCGCGCGGCGAGAATCCGGGTCACGAGGCGACGCCTGCCCGCCGCAGCGCGTCGGCGAGGTCTCGGGCGAGGAATGCTTCCCGGCGGGCGCGGACGACCTCCACCGGGCGGGTGCGCGCGGTCGGCACCAGCACTGCCCGCGCCCCGGCCGCGAGGGCCGCGTCCACGTCCGCGCCGGTGTCGCCGATGACTACACACTGCGAGGGATCGACCGACAGTTCCCGCGCCGCCCGGCGGACGAGCTCGGGAGAGGGTTTGCGGCAGCCGCAACCGTCCGCCGCGTCGTGCGGACAGACCTGCCAGGTGCCGAACCCGCCGAACAGCTCGTCCACCCGGGCGTTCACCGCGCTGAGCTGATCGGGACTGATGAGTCCTTTCGCGACTCCGGACTGATTGCTCACCACGCCCAGCCGCACGCCGGCCTGCCGCAGCGACCGCACCGCGTCCACCGCTCCGTCGATCGGCCGGACCAGTGCCGGATCGGACAGGTACGGCACGTCGTGGATCAGCGTGTCGTCGCGGTCGAACAGCACCGCGCGCGGCCGGTCCGGGCGGCGCGCGGCGATCTCCCCTCGAAGGCGGTGCCAGCAGGCCGCGGGCGGGATCAGCACGCTGGTCAACGCCATTCGCGCGATCTCGCCCGGCGCGGCCGGCCCGGAACGAATGCGCTGCGCGGCGAACGCACCGGTCAGCGTCGCCCACGCGGTCAACGCGAGGCGGCGGCTGCCCGGCACGAGCGCGGCGAGACCGGCCGCGACGGTGAGCGCGTGCCGCCCCAGCATTCCGGTGCCGGCACCGGTTCGCTGCCGCCACAGGACGCCGTGTTTGAGGCGCATCCGCGCGTTGTCGGCGTTGCCGCGTTGCGCGCGCACGCTCGCGAAGAACCCGGCCCGGCGCGCGGGGTGGACGGTGACCCGCTCGCCGCGATCGATCCAATGGCCGTTCAGCACTACTCGCAGCGCCAGGTCAGAGTCTTCGCGGAAGGCGCGCGGGAACCGCTCGTCGAAGCCGCCCGCTTCGGCGAGAGCGGTGCGCCGGTAGGCCATATCCGCGGTGATCCATCGCGCGGTGGCCAATCCAGCGGTGCCGCGTTCGTCGTCGGTCGGCTTCCGGCCCGCCGGCAGCGGAACGACGATCCGCGCCTGCGACGCGGCGGCCTCCGGCGGCACCCGCGCCAGATCGGCGACGAGCTGCGCTGGCCAGTCCTCCGCGAGCACCACGTCGTCGTCCACGAACGCGATCCACTCCGACTTAGCCGCGCGCCAGCCGACGTTGCGCGCCGCGGCCGGTCCGCGGCCGCCCGAGCGCAGCACCCGCACCCCGGCCGGCAGGCCGAGGTCTGACCCTTGTAGACGGTCGTCGACCACGATCACTTCCGTCGGGCCGGGTCCGAGGCCGGCGCGCAGCGTCTCCAGCAGGGACCGCAGCGCGGGACGGCCGGTCGTCGGGATCACGACGGTGTAGTCCGGGAACGTGTTCACCGGCCCCGGAATACCCGGCGACGGAGCGGGCAAACGGTGCGCATGGGCGCACCGCCCCCGGGGTACTCGCTGCGCGCGACCTACTGCAGGGAGATGCGATGACCATGCTGGACAGTCCAGCCGCCGTGCTCGACATCGCCGACCCGGCCGACGGCAGCCCGGTCGGCACGGTGCCGATGGCCAGCTCCGACGAACTCGACGCCGCGCTGCGGCTGGCGCACCGCGTCCAGCCCACCTGGGCGCGCACCCCGGCGGCCGAACGGGGCGAAGCGCTCCGCGCCGCCGCGGACCGGCTGCGCGCGCACGCCGACGACCTGGCCGAGATCAACTGCCGGGAGACCGGGAAGCCCGTCGACGAAGCACGGGAAGGCGTCCTTGCCGGAGCCGGAACCCTCGGCCAATACGCCGAACTGGGGCCGGTCCACCGCGGCCGCAGCCTGCTCGGCGATTTCGACGCGACCGACCTCATGGTCCCGGAACCACGCGGCGTGGTCGTCGCGCTGACCCCGTGGAACGACCCGGTGGCGGTTGCCTGCGGCCTGCTCGGCGCGGCGGTCGCCACCGGCAACACCGCAGTGCACAAGCCCAGCGAACGATGCCCGCACACCGGTGCGCTGCTCGGCGAAGTGCTCGCCGGGGTGTTCTCGGGCGGCGTTCTGCAGACGGTGCAGGGGGACGGCCGAGTCGGCGCCGCGCTCGCCGCGCGAGCCGACGTGGACGTCCTCGCGCACGTCGGCAGCACCGCCGCCGGGCGCTCGATCGCCGAGAGCGCGGCCGCGACCGGAGCGAAGGCGCTCCTGGAAAACGGCGGAAACGATGCGCTGGTGGTGGACGAGGACGTCGACCCGCGCTGGGCCGCAGACCAGGCAGCGCTCGGCGCGTTCGCGAACTCCGGCCAAATCTGCGTCGCCGTGGAACGCATCTACCTGCATCGCGCGGTGGCCGAACCCTTCCTCAAAGCTCTCACCGCCGCTGCCCGCGAGCGACAGCTCGCGCCGCT
This sequence is a window from Amycolatopsis benzoatilytica AK 16/65. Protein-coding genes within it:
- the fabG gene encoding 3-oxoacyl-ACP reductase FabG; this encodes MTLLNGRTAVITGGAQGIGLAIAQLFVAQGARVVLGDIDGEAAAKAAESLDGEAVGVACDVTKGSDVDNLLAAAPSPVDVFVNNAGITRDATMRTMTEDDFDQVIDVHLKGTWNGTRKAAAIMRERKSGSIVNLSSLSGKVGMVGQTNYSAAKAGIVGLTKAAAKEMAHHGVRVNAIQPGLIRTAMTEAMPQKAWDQKMAEIPMRRAGEVGEIASVALFLASDLSSYMTGTVLEVTGGRFM
- a CDS encoding acetyl-CoA C-acetyltransferase, producing the protein MRDAVICEPVRTPIGRFGGSLKTVPAADLATIALKGLLERTGLPADAIDDVILGHCYPTAEAPAIGRVVALDAGLPVTVPGMQVDRRCGSGLQSVLLAALQVQAGASDLIVAGGAESMSNTVFYANDLRWGASGAGVHLHDSLTRGRQTAGGKHYPVPGGMLETAENLRRQYGISREEQDRLAARSHQRAVAAQQSGVFAEEIIPVPVETRKGTVVVDTDEHPRPDTTVETLAKLRPVLGKQDPEATVTAGNASGQNDAAAVCIVTTRERADQLGLRPLVRLVSHGVAGVEPKIMGIGPVPASALALERAGLKISDIDLIELNEAFAAQALACTREWGFGDTDFDRLNVHGSGISLGHPVGATGTRILTTLAREMQRREARYGLETMCIGGGQGLAAVFERVTA
- a CDS encoding acyl-CoA dehydrogenase family protein, with amino-acid sequence MTLTDDEQQMVALVAEFVDERVRPRVREFEADDVYPAEFIDEMKKLGFFGLLAPAEYGGVDVSTACFARVTEELARGWMSLAGAIGGHSVITYLIKTFGTPEQREKYLPAMAEGRIRATMALTEPGGGSDLQAMRTHADPDGDGYTITGSKTWISNAAHSGLIGLLCITDRDAEPAHRGMSVLLVEPSDGLAISKKLPKLGYRGVEACELVFDGQQVPADAVLGGTPNEGWSHMMRGLEVGRIQVASRALGVGQAALNDAIRYAQERESFGKPIWKHQSVGNLLADMATKMRAARLLTLDAAEKLDAGERADMEAGMAKLFASETAMQVALDAIRVHGGYGYSKEYDVERYFRDAPLMIVGEGTNEIQRNVIAAQLIARNKI
- a CDS encoding HpcH/HpaI aldolase/citrate lyase family protein, whose product is MTSRAVARAREATTLLFVPGDRPERFGKAVASGASLVVLDLEDAVAPERKVYAREQVVAWLEENPECAVRVNAAGTAWHDEDLAVLRRRRCTVMLPKAEPATTRAAAEQLGVLPAVIALVETARGILDARETATVPNVQRLAFGSFDLAAELGADPADRDAFVAARGALVLASAAAGLPGPIDGVTADLDNEAHLTDEVRYARRLGFAGKLCVHPKQVPVAAAALRPTREEIRWAHSILDAGAGGAVAVNGQMVDKPVLERAQRVLRQAREGNGQVSNS
- a CDS encoding enoyl-CoA hydratase/isomerase family protein encodes the protein MSRYARFEHLRVDGPDEDGVLELVLDAPNLNAVSEPAHADLADIWREFDRDPAVKAVLLRGEGKGFSAGGSFDLVEKLATDYEARSRTMREARDLVYNVIDCSKPIVSAIHGPAVGAGLVAGVLADVSVVTANAKIIDGHTRLGVAAGDHAAVCWPLLCGMAKAKYYLMTCRPLTGAEAERIGLVSMCVEDEADLLPTAREVAHELAGGAPDAIRWTKQSLNLWYRQLAGAIFDTSLALEFYGFAGPEVREGLASHRERRKPDFTRVHDA
- a CDS encoding FAS1-like dehydratase domain-containing protein yields the protein MTGWEPRALTTAELVDPAPVAALAALFDNGLPAPRPGDDLPPLWHWVALPRWPVSSELGPDGHPARGTFLPPVDLPRRMFAGGEVTVHRPPKIGEPVSRRSIVDSVTEKTGRSGRFVIVVVRTVLSGADGTLLVEERQNLIYRGAGAVAEPAPAAPAVLAGTPFRRADPGWDFATDPTLLMRFSAATANPHRIHYDWPYATQVEGYPGLVVHGPLMSLALAEVLRLDHPAARVTRLAHRNLAPLFCGQPAHLHTEPRPGGATLTLAGPAGPCTSLEAEFSEEGTPHA
- a CDS encoding CoA transferase, which produces MNPALLAGLRVVELSGYVATPLCGLTLAQLGADVVRVEPLGGAADRTRWPLSDTGTSLYWSGLNKGKRAVAVDLESEEDRRRVANLIVDGGPCAVVTNTSRHADLGYEALRARRPDLIHVLLDGRADGGAAVDYTVQAATGFPLLTGTGPAPVNHVLPAWDVCAGLYLAVGLLAAERHRQQTGQGRSIRVALEDVALATAGNLGYLAEAQLTDHERTKSGNDIYGTYGHDFETADGARVMIVLLTERHWDKMLAATGLADAFAGLGRALGISFASESDRYRHRDVITPLLARWFGRTPYAEVAETLTRHRILWERYRSFAELGRDGGSALRDLALFGEVDQPGAGRHWAPKSPIQADGERLGPQRAPEVGEHNGEVLDAPADR
- a CDS encoding acyl-CoA dehydrogenase family protein, encoding MAAAVTPEDFRPILELVRDFVRAKVLPREQEIMDADAIPDDLRAQAAEMGLFGYAIPQEWGGLGLDLTHDVELAMEFGYTSLALRSMFGTNNGIAGQVLVGFGTDEQKAQWLERIASGEVVASFALTEPGTGSNPAGLRTKAVRHGDDWVIDGQKRFITNAPLADLFVVFARTRPADDSGPGIAVFLVPADTPGLEVGPKDKKMGQEGAWTADVTFSNVRVPASALVGGDEDSGYRAAMTSLARGRVHIAALAVGTAQRALDESVAYAASATQGGQPIGEFQLVQAMLADQQTGVMAGRALVRETAARYVSGEDRRIGPSAAKLYCTEMAGKVADLAVQIHGGTGYMRDVPVERIYRDVRLLRLYEGTSEIQRLIIGGGLVRQAKKAQK
- a CDS encoding GntR family transcriptional regulator; translated protein: MESSAQRWEMVVAMPETAGAGPRRTGPANLKAMAAQEIRRRVFSGRLRPGAKIDQDALADELGISKLPIREALITLDHEGVVEHIARRGAFVARMTRDDIRDHFRVFGLVSGLAAERAAKNLSPASLQALADHAERMEAEPDPAAKERLNFEFHRRINYAADSRRLVSLLGMLSKTVSHGFYEAHEDWSGKADDDHRLILNALAARSPARARTLVEKHFAEAGERAVALLEKQGFWDH